The genomic window TATCTTCGGCGCGCCGATCTCCGCGTTCATCACCACCCCGGCCAACGAGCTGCTCGCCTTCGCCGACTACGGCGGCATCCCGAGCCGGGTGAGCATCGCCCTGGTCGCCATCCCGCTGATGGTGATCGCCGGTCTGGCGACCCACTTCAACGCCCGCGCCTCGGTCGCGCGGCAGACCCCGGAGGCCGCGGCCAACCCGCAGGCGGCGCTGATGAACAAGCTGGCGCTATGGGTCTTCCCGCTCGGCGTGCTCGTCGGTGGTCCGTTCCTTCCGATCGCCATCCTGATCTACTGGGTCTCCAACAACATCTGGACCTACGGTCAGCAGCACCTCGTCTTCGGCCGCATGGCGAAAGAAGAAGAGGCCAAGAAGCAGGCCAAGCTCGAGCAGCGCGCGCAGAACGCGCCGAAGCCGGGCGCCAAGCCGGTGAGCACGAAGAAGAAGCCCGCGGCGGCCACCGCCGTCGACGCCGAGCAGGCCGACGCGGAACCGTCGGCGAACGGCACCCGGAAGACCGCGGCAGGCAAGGCCGCCGGACAGCGCAAGCCCGGTGGGCAGAAGCGTTCGGGTCAGCGCGGCCGCGCCAACCAGAAGCGTCGCCGCTGACCGCCGAGCAAACTCGTGATCGCGCAACCGCCCGGCGCCTCGCGCCCGGCGCGCGCGATGGACAGATGAAGGAATCCAAATGACTGTTGAGACCGACGGAGGGGACGCCACCGTGGCGACGAGTGTGGTGAACGCCGGAACGGATGCCGGCGATGTCGTGAGCGATGCCGAGGAAGCCCTGATCGAAGAGGGCGAGATCGCGGGCGACTACCTCGAGCAGTTGCTCGACGTGCTCGACTTCGACGGCGACATCGACCTCGACGTCGAGGGTGACCGTGCCGTCGTGAGCATCGACGGCGGCCGCGACCTGTCGAAGCTGGTGGGCCGCAATGGCGAGGTGCTCGACGCGCTGCAGGAGCTGACCCGGCTCGCGGTGCAGCAGGCGACCGGCGTGCGCAGCCGCCTGATGTTGGACGTGGCGGGTTGGCGGGCCAAGCGCCGCTCCGAGCTGAGCGCGCTCGGCACGGCCGCCGCCAAGCGGGTGCTGGAATCCGGCGCACCGGAATCGCTCGATCCGATGACGCCGTTCGAACGCAAGATCGTGCACGACGCCGTCGCCGCGATCGAAGGAGTCAGCAGCGAGAGCGAGGGCGTGGAGCCCAACCGCTTCGTGGTGGTCGTTCCGGGCTGATCGCCCGACCGTGCCGAAGGGCGGCGCGTTTCGTCACGCTGACGATTGATGATTCGATTGGAGTGCCTCCGCCTCGCTCGGGCCGTGCGCGGTCCGAGGGCGGAGGGCGGTCCGATAGTGTCGTCTAGGCCTCTGGTCTTCGGACCGGAGGCCTTCTCCATGCCGGGGGCGCTGCGGCCCATGGCCGAGGCGGACACCCCTCCCCTCTTGCAATTGGTCGACCTCGAGCTCGGAAGGATGTTTCACGTGGAACGAGAACTCGGTGGAAGCGCCGCGCTGCCGACCGAGCTGGAGCCGCCCGCGGCGGCCGCCACCGTCTTCGGCGATCGGCTCGACATCGCCCGCCGCTACTGTGCGGCGCTCGCGACCGCGGGTGTCGAGCGTGGTCTCATCGGACCGCGCGAGGTGCCGCGGCTCTGGGATCGGCACATCCTCAATTGCGCGGTGGTCGCGGAGCTCATGCCCGAAGGAACGACCGTCGTCGACATCGGCAGCGGTGCGGGGCTACCCGGCATCCCGTTGGCCATCGCCCGCCCCGACCTACGCATCACCCTGGTCGAGCCGCTGCTGCGCCGTACCGCCTTCCTGAGTGAGTTCATCGAAGCGGCCGGACTCGACATCACCGTCGTCCGCGGCCGCGCCGAACAATCCGGCGTGATGAAGGAAGCGGGCGGCGCCGACGTCGTCACCTCCCGCGCCGTCGCCCCCCTCGCCAAACTCGCCCAGTGGTCCCTCCCCCTCCTCCGCGACCACGGCCGCATGCTCGCCCTGAAGGGCGTCAGCGCAACCGAAGAGCTGGAGCGCGACGGCGAGGCACTGACCCGCGCGGGCGCCGGTAAGTTCGAGGTCCTCGAATGCGGTGTGGGAGTGCTCGATACACCCACGGTGGTGATCAGCGCCGAACGCCTCCCACGAGCGGAACGCACACCACGCCGCCGCACGGAGAAGGTCGGTAGCCGCCGCGCGACCGGCCGCCCCGAGGGCGGAGTCCTCCGCCGCAACACCGAACGCCGTCGCTCGAGCGAGAAGTAGGGCCGCGGGTCCTTCCCGCGCCTTGCGCGTTGTTTCACATGAAACAGCGTCCCGATCCGCCGACCTCCAGATCCCTCGACCGGTTGGCGTCATCGGACGACTCGGCCGGATCTCTCGCCCGTAGCGCAGCCTGCCTCGGCGCCATCGCTTGGTCGGCCTGCGCTCCCCCGCGAGGACGGCTGCTTCGATGTCCAGACGGTGCGGCCTGACAGCTGGTCTCCCGATCCTCGGCGGATTAGCTTGGCCGGGTGGTGCGCAGCACGGCGGGATCGGTGTATTCCCGCCGGTCGGTACCGCTAGCCGCCGAGCGTGGCTCTGAGCGCCATACAGGGCCGGAAGCCGTGCGGCTTGCGGTTGACCTTTGGCGCGGCACGCTGGCTCCGCGGATCGGTTCGAATCGTTCGCGTACCCCGACGATTTAGTTCGACCGCACGGCCGGATGGCTTGACCCAACGCCGCCACGATGGCTCGGCCAGAGAGTGTGACGAGACGGCGCTCCTGATGCCGGGCGGATGGCTCAGTACGATCAGGCCTCGCTCAACCCGATAGCTCGGCCGATTCATCTTCGGGTCCGGAGCAGTCGGCTCGGGCGAGGGCTCAGTTGTGCGGTTCGCTTTGTGGGCGAGAGGTGCGTCGAATCGGGCTGGGTTGGAATCGCTCGGCGGATGTTTCACGTGAAGCATCGCCCGGCCGCTCGAACTTGCTGATGTCGAGTCCCGCCGAACGTTGATCCCCTAGTCCGGTTCAGTCGTCACGGCGGTGCCGAACGCGCGCTCATGCCGATTACATCGCGTCGTGTTCGATCTCCGTGCCAGCGCCACCAGTGAACGGTGCAGAACGTTCGCAGGGCGATCGACCCGCGATCCACGAATGCGGTCGACAGCGCGCGGGGTGATCAGTTGAATCGGGGCATGATGCGTGTCCGGTTCGAGTTGGCGCCCCTCGAGGAGGTTGTTCCGTGGGGGGAGCATCGCCGTCTGCATTGGTTCGGGCTCACCCAGGGGTGGTACTGCCTGGAGGTTGGGGGTGTCGAGTTGCTGAGATATGCAGAGCGGTCCGGGAACTCGATAGGCCATGGCGGCGCCGCCGTGACGTCGTGGGTGGACTATTACGTGGTGCGGCTGTGGGAGGACCTGCTCGCCGTTCTGCCCTCGGCCCTCGAGCCGGTACCGGATGATTTGGCGCAGTTCTTCGCCGCTGGCTCCGAGGGGTGGGTCGACACCGGAGATCCGGCTCTCCTCGACGATCCAGCGATCGACGCCGCTTCCGAGGCGTACGGCCTGCGCTGGACCGACACTTCGTATCTGCGATTCGGGCCCGCGTTTCGCTGGTGGCGCACCCTCGCCCCCGAGGACACGGTCACCGTGGCGTGGCGGTTCGCACCCGATCCCGATGGTGAGATCACGTTCTCCGCGCCGCCGTCGGGCGTGCGGACGGTCGGCACGAAGGAATTCATAGCCGCGATAACCGATTTCGACCACCGGCTGCTGCAAGCCATGCAGGAGCGTGTCGACCACCTGGTTGCGGCCGGTGGTATCCCGGGGATCGAGCTCGATATCCCTGCGCTGATTCGGGAACAGGCCCAGCGCCGGACGTGGTTGCCGCGGGCGTTGGCACGGCAGGACGACACCGACTGGGCCGCCGTACGCGCAGGCGCGGCCATCCTGGCTCCGCATCTGGCGTGAACGCACGGAACTGCGGACCGCGGATGTTTCACGTGAAGCATCGCTCGGCATACGAATTCGGCGGCGCCTCAGGGCCGCTCGCCGGTTCTCCAAACCAGCGAGCCTCACCGCTATTCGCGCGGCTGGGGCGTTGCCGCATCGCGCATCCGCGCCCGTGCCCGCCACCGCTTCCGACAGCCCGCATCTGGAATCGCTGCGCCTGGAACGCTCGCCGCCGACAACTCGGGCCACCGCTTGGCCCGATGGCTTGGCCCGACGGCTTGGCCCGACGGCTTGGCCCGATGGCGCGGTCTGACGGCGCGGTCTGACGGCGCGGCCCGATGGCGCGGCCGGATGGCGCGGCCGGATGGCGCGGCCGGATGGCGCGGCCTGAAGGCGCGGCCGGATGGCGCGGCCGGATGGCGCGGCCTGAAGGCGCGGCCGGATGGCGCGGCCGGATGGCGCGGCCCGATGGCGCGGCCGATGGCGCGGCCTGAAGGCGCGACCCGACGGTGCGGCCGATGGCGCGGCCTGAAGGCGTGGTCCGATGGCGCGGCCCGAAGGTACGGCCGGACGGTGCGGCCGATGGCGCGGCCTGAAGGCGTGGTCCGATGGCGCGGCCCGATGGCTCGGCCGGATGGCTCGGTCGGATGGCGCGACTCGAAGGCGCGACTCGATGGCGCGCCCTG from Nocardia bhagyanarayanae includes these protein-coding regions:
- the yidC gene encoding membrane protein insertase YidC, whose product is MLDFIYYPVSWILWFWHRAFAAIPGLGKDNGLAWALAVVFLVFTLRVVLYKPFVKQVRTTKQMQELQPQIKELQKKYKNDRQKMALEMQKLQKEHGFNPLMGCLPILAQVPVFLGLFHVLRSFNRTGHGFGQLGMTPEENANTANYVFNAADVQSFLSARIFGAPISAFITTPANELLAFADYGGIPSRVSIALVAIPLMVIAGLATHFNARASVARQTPEAAANPQAALMNKLALWVFPLGVLVGGPFLPIAILIYWVSNNIWTYGQQHLVFGRMAKEEEAKKQAKLEQRAQNAPKPGAKPVSTKKKPAAATAVDAEQADAEPSANGTRKTAAGKAAGQRKPGGQKRSGQRGRANQKRRR
- a CDS encoding protein jag, coding for MTVETDGGDATVATSVVNAGTDAGDVVSDAEEALIEEGEIAGDYLEQLLDVLDFDGDIDLDVEGDRAVVSIDGGRDLSKLVGRNGEVLDALQELTRLAVQQATGVRSRLMLDVAGWRAKRRSELSALGTAAAKRVLESGAPESLDPMTPFERKIVHDAVAAIEGVSSESEGVEPNRFVVVVPG
- the rsmG gene encoding 16S rRNA (guanine(527)-N(7))-methyltransferase RsmG, translating into MFHVERELGGSAALPTELEPPAAAATVFGDRLDIARRYCAALATAGVERGLIGPREVPRLWDRHILNCAVVAELMPEGTTVVDIGSGAGLPGIPLAIARPDLRITLVEPLLRRTAFLSEFIEAAGLDITVVRGRAEQSGVMKEAGGADVVTSRAVAPLAKLAQWSLPLLRDHGRMLALKGVSATEELERDGEALTRAGAGKFEVLECGVGVLDTPTVVISAERLPRAERTPRRRTEKVGSRRATGRPEGGVLRRNTERRRSSEK
- a CDS encoding DUF5984 family protein, with protein sequence MRVRFELAPLEEVVPWGEHRRLHWFGLTQGWYCLEVGGVELLRYAERSGNSIGHGGAAVTSWVDYYVVRLWEDLLAVLPSALEPVPDDLAQFFAAGSEGWVDTGDPALLDDPAIDAASEAYGLRWTDTSYLRFGPAFRWWRTLAPEDTVTVAWRFAPDPDGEITFSAPPSGVRTVGTKEFIAAITDFDHRLLQAMQERVDHLVAAGGIPGIELDIPALIREQAQRRTWLPRALARQDDTDWAAVRAGAAILAPHLA